The region GCCCGACGCGCAGAATCCGCTGTTCGAGGATGCCAAGGCCCGGACGGAGGAGACCGCGAAGGGTGGTGGCCCGGTGTGGCACGACCCGCGCGAGGACGGCGCGCTGCCCGACGTCTACATCGCCATGGGACAGACCGCCGAGAACGTGGCCGCCCTGAAGGGCGTCTCGCGGCGCGAGCAGGACGAGTTCGGCGTGCGCTCGCAGAACCTCGCGGAGAAGGCCGTCGCCGACGGCTTCTGGGAGACCGACATCACCCCGGTCACGCTGCCCGACGGCACCGTGGTGAGCAGGGACGACGGCCCCAGGGCCGGCACGACGTACGAGGCGGTCGCGCGGCTCAAGCCGGTCTTCCGGCCGGACGGCACGGTGACGGCCGGCAACTGCTGCCCGCTGAACGACGGCGCCGCCGCGGTGATCGTCATGAGCGACGTGAAGGCGGCCCAGCTGGGCATCACGCCGCTCGCCCGGATCGTGTCCACGGCCGTCACGGGCCTGTCCCCCGAGATCATGGGCCTCGGCCCGGTGGAGGCGTCGCGCCAGGCCCTCACCCGGGCCGGCATGTCGATCGACGACGTCGACCTGGTCGAGATCAACGAGGCGTTCGCCGCCCAGGTGATCCCCTCCTACCGCGAACTCGGCATCGACGTCGACCGGCTCAACGTCAACGGCGGGGCCATCGCGGTGGGCCACCCGTTCGGCATGACCGGCGCCCGCATCACCTCCACGCTGGTCAACAGCCTGCGGTTCCACGACAGGTCGATCGGCCTGGAGACCATGTGCGTCGGCGGCGGCCAGGGCATGGCGATGGTGCTGGAGCGGCTGTCCTGAGCCTGACCCCGCGCCGGGTCCGGCCCGGCGCGGGCTGCCACATCGGGATGGTCAGCCGTGGTGGTCGGGGCCGGCGCGGGTGGGCTCGATGCGGATGACCACGCGCTTGTCCCGGACCATCGCCGCACGGTAGTCGTCCCAATCCGGGTGCTCGCCGCTGATGTCGCGGTAGTACCGGACCAGCGACTCCATCGCCTCGGGCAGCGGGACGACCTCCGCCGTGCCCTCGATCTGGACCCACGCCCCGAAGAAGGCGTCGGTCGTGACGGTCAGCACGACCTGCGGGTTGTTGCGGAGATTGCGGGTCTTCACGGCGGTTTCACGGCTGCTGACCACGATGTGGCCGTCCTCGTCGCAGCCGACGGTGACCGGAGAGGTCTGGGGGCGTCCGTCCGGATGCCAGGTGAGCATGACCGCTCGGTGGTTGTTCCTGACGAACTCACGCGCCTTGTCGAGATCCATAAGACAATGATGCGCCCGCACCTGTCCGGCGCGGGCGCGTTCCTGCTCGTGCTCGCCTCTAGAAGCGACGGCGCCGCTCGTGCTCGCGGACGATCGCGGCGGCGTAGCCGTGGCTCAGCCCGTGCTCGTCGGCGAGCCAGTTGGCCCGCTCCTCACAGCGCAGGAACGACGGACCGTTGTCGATTGCTTCGAACCACTCGGGGAGTTCACGCCCGGTTATGGACGGGACGCGGGCGATCAGCTTGGTCTGGGTCTCCGGTGAGTGGTTCAACGACATGGGCACCTCCACGGAAAAGGCTGCTTTGTGTCACAGTGCATCACCGGTCCGCGCTTGACAAGCCCCCAACGGCATCGTTTTGTTACAGGATGTTGATCCAAACTTACAGAACGGATCACCAAATCCTGCTATAGCACCAAAAAGAAGCGCCGCCCCCGGAGGAGCGGCGCCCTGCTCACGCGGCGACTGGAAGGTGCCCGGTGGACCTTCGGCAGGCCCGGCGGGCACCCGCTAGTCGTTGTTCGTGAAGTAGCTGATGAACCGGAGGATCTCCAGGTAGAGCCAGACGAGGCTCAGCGTCAAGCCGAACGCCATCAGCCACGAGTAGCGCTCCGGCACGCCGGCACGCACCCCCTGCTCGATCTCGCTGAAGTCGAGCAGCAGGAAGAAGCAGCCCAGCAGGATCATGCCGATGCTGAAGATCCAGCCGATCGGGCTGTCGGTGCGCAGGCCCAGGCCGCCGCCGACGAAGATGCTCGCGATCCAGTTGATCAGCATGAGGCCGATCGCCCCGAACGCGGCGGCGACCACGAACTTGGCGAACTTCGGCGTCGGCCGGAAGATCTTCAGTGCGTACACCGCGAGCGTGCCGCCGAAGGCGACCATCGTGCCGAGCACGGCCTGCAGGACGATGCCGTTGTACACCGTCTCGTACATGTGGCTCAGCACGCCGATGGCGATGCCGTAGCAGAGGGAGTAGCCGAGGATCAGCGCCGGGTTGGTGCTCTGCTTGAACGACACGATGAGCCCGAGGATCAGGCCCACGATCATCGCGGGGGCGGCGAGCCCCCAGCCGACGTTGAAATACCACGCCAGGGCGGCCGAGACGACGAGCGTGCCGAGCGTCATGAAGCCGCGCATGACGACGTCGTCCATCGTCATGGCGCGCTCAGCCGTTGGAGCGTAGGAGGGGGCGGCGTACATGTCGTTCAGTTCACGCGCGCTGGGCGTCGGGCCGGTCCACGTCTGCTGACCAGCCGGACCGCGCCGACTGAATATGGGGTTCTTGCTCTCCATCCGCTTCCTCCAGGACGCGACTTGCCGATCAGCCGCTGGGGCGGCCAGTGGGGACATGCCCGGGGGGCGGTGTTCCTCGAGCTCATCACACATGGAACGCCACCCCGCCACAATGGCAACGTTCGGCCCTCCGGCCGGGTTCCCGCCACCTGGTAGGGAAAAAAGCCGGGACTCCCGGTGCAGTCAGAGCCGGGCTAACCAGTCCCGTACGGCCTGCCGCCCGCGCCGAGCGCCGCCATCAGGGCGTACCGCGCCTTGACCGGAGCGAGCCCGCGGACGCCGATCGCGCCGACGGCCGTGAGAAGCACGGGGTCCATCTCGGGGTAGGTCTTGATCAATGCCACGTTCGTCTCCGGCTCCCCCTCCGGCTCCGAGGGCCGGGGCGGCGGCGCCGCGAACATCTCGGCCCCGCCGTCCGCGACCCGGCCGAGCACCGGCGCGGGAGCGGAGGAAAGAGCCGTCACGGCCGTCGCGTCCGCCATGGTCACCCATCGGGCCGCGTGCAGCTCGTCGCCCGCGCACACCACAGCGCCCACTCCTCGCAGAGCGGGGTCGGCCGCCGCGACCAGGGACGATGCGAGGTTGCACGGCCCGTCACCCGACAACGCGTCGAGCGGCCGTACGGCCCCGGTGAACACGATGCCGCCCCGGTGCGCGGCCGGGCCCGCGAGGAGGTCGGTGGGGAAGGCCGTCTCCTCGACGGTGTCCAGGCCGTGGGTGACGACCACGCCGTCGCCAGGCCCGGCCGCGAGGTCCGCCGGGCGTACGCCATGACGTCGCCCGTGGCGACGAGCAGCACCCGTGCGGTCACGGCGCCTCGTCCTCGGCCGGTGCGGCGACGCCGGTGTGCCGCTCCAGACGCTCGACGCGTTCGAGGAGCGGCGCGATCTCCCGGCGGACCATGGCCGCCACCATCTGGACGGCCTCCCGGATCTGCGCCGCGCCGCCCTGTGGTGCCGCACCGACTTGTCCGGTGCCGCCCTGTGCCGCACCACCCTGGGCGGAACCGGTGGCTTCCTGGCCCTGTGCCCGCAGGTGGACGTAGCCGGCGAGCGCCGCGACGACCGTACGGCGGGTGAGCCGGGGCTCGGCCCCCCGCGCCCGCAGCACCTCTCCGGGCGCGATCGGCGCAAGGGACCGTAAACGTCACCGTGAATCTTTCCGCAGCTTCCGTCATGCCGACGGTAGCTGGCTTCAATGATGAAATCAACCTTGAAATTCAAGCTTCGGCTGTCTATGTTCAGAGCTATGAGCAGATTGGCTGGCAAAGTGGCAGTCATCACCGGTGGCTCGGCGGGACTCGGACTCGCCACCACGCGGCGATTCGTGTTCCGCGATAATCCTGGCCGCAAAAGCCATGAGCGTCAGCAGCGCGCCGGTGTAGCCGTCGCACACGGCGGCCGGACGCTTCCGGTCGGCCAAAGCTTCGTTTCGGTCGTCCTCTTCGCGGAATGATCCGGCCGACCCACCACCTGGAGGCGCTTCGCTGCAGATGACGTTTCCTCAGTCCGACGCCATCGCGGCTCTCGAACCATGACCACGACCTGTCACACGTTCCCGGCCCGGACCACCGAGCATGTTCCCCAGGTCGCAGGTCCGGCGGCCCGCGCCTGTCACGGCCGAGGCGGGCGTGTCGGTGCGTACGCGCCGAAGCGGCAGACGGAGAGAATGGGCCACGTAAGCATGGCCATCTCCGACGGTGTGTGCGTGCAGTCGCGCTGTAGCCAGTCGGTGGCCACTCCGACGAGTGCGCCCGCGACGAATGCGGCGGGTACGTTATTTGGATCGTCGGTTGTGGGCGTGGTCTTGCCGGTCGATTTCTTCAGCGCGGCGGCCGTGGTGCGGCGCCGGATGTGGTTGATGACGCGGGCGCTTCCTTGCGGTCCGAGCAAGCTGCGGTACAGGCTGGCGTGCTCGGCGAGAGCGGTGAAGAAAGTCTTCAATGACCCTATCGGGTCCCCCTTCTCGGGGTCACCACCAAGGACGGTCACCAAGTCGATCAGCTCGTCGATCATTCCCGTGCAGGCGGCCTCGGCCAGTTCGTGCACGTCTCGGTAGTGATCGTAAAAGGTCGAGCGGCTCACGCCCGCCCGCGCGGCGACGTCGGCAACGCTGATCTGCGACAGCTCCCGATCCTCGACTAGATGGATCAGCGCGCCCTGTAGGGCCGCATGGGTTCGCCGCACCCGTCGATCGCCCGAGGGAGGGCCGCCTTCCGTCGTGGTCACAGCACCACTCTATCTTGCCTACATCTGTAGGTTAACCTACGCCTGTAGGGAAACTTCGACTGGAGGAAGCTGCAATGACCAAAACCCTCGGACTGATCGGGGCTGGCATGATCGGTGCCACGGTGGCCCGCCTGGCCGTTGCCGCCGGCCTGGACGTCGTCCTGAGCAACTCCCGCGGCCCTGACACCCTCGCCGACCTCGTTGCCGACCTGGGCGAGCACGCTCGTGCCGGCACCCCTGCCGACGCCGCGCGGGATGGTGACCTCGTGGTGGCCGCCATCCCGCTCAGCGGTTACCGTCTGCTTCCGGCGGCGGCTTTGGCCGGCAAGACCGTGATCGACACGTTGAACTACTATCCGCAACGGGACGGACACATTCCGGAACTGGACTCGAACGAGCTGACCTCGAGCCAACTGGTGCAGCAGCACCTGGCCGACTCTCTCGTGGTCAAGGCGTTCAACAACATCACCTACATCAGCCTCGGCGGCCGGGCGCGGCCCGCAGGCGATCCCGACCGCAGCGCCCTTCCCATCGCCGGCGATGACACCGCTGCCAAGGCACAGGTGGCCGCACTGCTGGACACCCTGGGCTTCGACGCCGTGGACATCGGCTCCCTAGCTGACAGCTGGCGCAGCGAACCCAACGCCCCGGTCTATGTCCAGCCCTACTTCGACGGAGAGGCACCCAAGGACCTCGAGCCGGAGGACACCTTCCGCTGGCACCTCACCAATCCCGGCGTCCCCGTTCCCGCCGACCAGGTCAGGAAACTCACCGACACCGCCGTACGCGGCGCCGCCGGCGGATACATACCTGGATTGAAGCCCGCATGAGCAACGGGTGGCTAATCAACTAGTGCCGCGTCAGGCCACGTTTGCCCTCTTGACGATGCGGCGTAGACGGGGGTTGTCGGTGTTGCGGTTTCGCCAGGCGATGTAGCGGCGGATCATGCTGGCCTGCTGGCGGTGGCCGGCGTGGTCGGTGCCGTTGAGGGTGAACTCGCGCAGCACGGTGAAATGGGCCTCGATCCGGTTGAGGTAGGAGGAGTTGGTGGGCGTGTAGGCGATCTCGACGTTGTTCGCCTCCGCCCACTGGCCGACTCGCTGGTCCTTCTTCGTGGTCAGGTGCGGGCTGAAGTTGTCGCAGACGATGGCGATGCGGACCTCGGGCGGGTAGAGGCTGCGCAGGTAGCGGCAGAACTCCAGGAACTCGCCGCGCCGCTTGCGCTTCTTCACATGCCCGTACATCCGGTCCTGCCCAGGTCCAGGGCGGCGAGCCGATGCGGCACTAGTATGCGACACTGCCAGGATTCGGGCGCGCACGGCTGGGCTCGGTGAGCTTGGGTTTCCGGTGCTGTACGCGTAGATGGAGGAATGTCTGGACCTCCGGAGTCGCCTTGCGGGAGGAGGCTTCAAACCACCTACCGGGGCTTTGGTTGTCGGCCGCACCGCTCGACTGTCTCGCTAAATCTGGTCCACCTGACCGATCAGGCACGGGTGGAAGGTCACGGCCGTCGCATAGCACTTCTCGGCAACGACCCCGTACGCCCGCCGTCCACCTGGTCGGCGATCTGCCGGCCGATGTCGCGCAGCCCGGTCACCTGGTCGGGGCTGAGCGCGTCGAACACGTACCGCCGGACCGTCTCAACGTGGCCCGGCGCTGCGCGCTCGACCAGGGCCATGCCCGCGTCGGTCAGCGTCGCCTCGATGAAGCGGCCGTTCTCGGCGGAGGGCGCCCGAGTGATCCAGCCGCGTTTCTCAAGGCGTTTGGCGACGTTGGACAGCCGCGAGCCGGAGCCGTTCACGTGCTGGGCCAGCTCACTCATCCGCAGGCGGTGGCCGGGCGACATTGACAGCGCGGCGAGCACCAGGTACTCGAAGAACAAGATGCCGCTGTCGCGCTGCAGCTGGGTGTCGATCTCGCCCGGCAACCTGACCATCAGCCAGGACAGCGAGACCCAGGCATCGTGCTCGTCCGGCGTCAGCCAACGCGGTTCGTCCCGGCTCTCCATGCCCGCGATGCTACTCACTCCAACCCGGCGGAATGGCACCAACTGCCGCACCGCGACAGCGTCCATCCCTCCACGACACCACCATCACAATGCTCCTGTTGCCGCAGGCACGAGGGTGCGAAGCTCTTCGAGCATCTCGATCTGCGTGTCCATGTCGTCAGACGGCGGGGACGCGAACAGGACCCCGTCGATCTTCTGTTCCCGCAGTTGCTCGATGTCCTCGGCGAGTTGCCGCGGGGAGCCGGCGAGGAACGG is a window of Microbispora sp. NBC_01189 DNA encoding:
- a CDS encoding acetyl-CoA C-acetyltransferase, whose translation is MPEAVIVATARSPIGRAFKGSLKDIRPDDLTVRMVRAALAKVPQLDPADIDDLMLGCGLPGGEQGHNLGRVVSVLLGLDNVPGTTVTRYCSSSLQTTRMAFHAIRAGEGDVFVSAGVETVSRFGNGSSDLPDAQNPLFEDAKARTEETAKGGGPVWHDPREDGALPDVYIAMGQTAENVAALKGVSRREQDEFGVRSQNLAEKAVADGFWETDITPVTLPDGTVVSRDDGPRAGTTYEAVARLKPVFRPDGTVTAGNCCPLNDGAAAVIVMSDVKAAQLGITPLARIVSTAVTGLSPEIMGLGPVEASRQALTRAGMSIDDVDLVEINEAFAAQVIPSYRELGIDVDRLNVNGGAIAVGHPFGMTGARITSTLVNSLRFHDRSIGLETMCVGGGQGMAMVLERLS
- a CDS encoding PPOX class F420-dependent oxidoreductase encodes the protein MDLDKAREFVRNNHRAVMLTWHPDGRPQTSPVTVGCDEDGHIVVSSRETAVKTRNLRNNPQVVLTVTTDAFFGAWVQIEGTAEVVPLPEAMESLVRYYRDISGEHPDWDDYRAAMVRDKRVVIRIEPTRAGPDHHG
- a CDS encoding DUF4287 domain-containing protein; its protein translation is MSLNHSPETQTKLIARVPSITGRELPEWFEAIDNGPSFLRCEERANWLADEHGLSHGYAAAIVREHERRRRF
- a CDS encoding Bax inhibitor-1/YccA family protein → MESKNPIFSRRGPAGQQTWTGPTPSARELNDMYAAPSYAPTAERAMTMDDVVMRGFMTLGTLVVSAALAWYFNVGWGLAAPAMIVGLILGLIVSFKQSTNPALILGYSLCYGIAIGVLSHMYETVYNGIVLQAVLGTMVAFGGTLAVYALKIFRPTPKFAKFVVAAAFGAIGLMLINWIASIFVGGGLGLRTDSPIGWIFSIGMILLGCFFLLLDFSEIEQGVRAGVPERYSWLMAFGLTLSLVWLYLEILRFISYFTNND
- a CDS encoding asparaginase, with amino-acid sequence MVVTHGLDTVEETAFPTDLLAGPAAHRGGIVFTGAVRPLDALSGDGPCNLASSLVAAADPALRGVGAVVCAGDELHAARWVTMADATAVTALSSAPAPVLGRVADGGAEMFAAPPPRPSEPEGEPETNVALIKTYPEMDPVLLTAVGAIGVRGLAPVKARYALMAALGAGGRPYGTG
- a CDS encoding TetR/AcrR family transcriptional regulator, which translates into the protein MTTTEGGPPSGDRRVRRTHAALQGALIHLVEDRELSQISVADVAARAGVSRSTFYDHYRDVHELAEAACTGMIDELIDLVTVLGGDPEKGDPIGSLKTFFTALAEHASLYRSLLGPQGSARVINHIRRRTTAAALKKSTGKTTPTTDDPNNVPAAFVAGALVGVATDWLQRDCTHTPSEMAMLTWPILSVCRFGAYAPTRPPRP
- a CDS encoding NADPH-dependent F420 reductase, which produces MTKTLGLIGAGMIGATVARLAVAAGLDVVLSNSRGPDTLADLVADLGEHARAGTPADAARDGDLVVAAIPLSGYRLLPAAALAGKTVIDTLNYYPQRDGHIPELDSNELTSSQLVQQHLADSLVVKAFNNITYISLGGRARPAGDPDRSALPIAGDDTAAKAQVAALLDTLGFDAVDIGSLADSWRSEPNAPVYVQPYFDGEAPKDLEPEDTFRWHLTNPGVPVPADQVRKLTDTAVRGAAGGYIPGLKPA
- a CDS encoding transposase, whose translation is MYGHVKKRKRRGEFLEFCRYLRSLYPPEVRIAIVCDNFSPHLTTKKDQRVGQWAEANNVEIAYTPTNSSYLNRIEAHFTVLREFTLNGTDHAGHRQQASMIRRYIAWRNRNTDNPRLRRIVKRANVA
- a CDS encoding MarR family winged helix-turn-helix transcriptional regulator, which produces MESRDEPRWLTPDEHDAWVSLSWLMVRLPGEIDTQLQRDSGILFFEYLVLAALSMSPGHRLRMSELAQHVNGSGSRLSNVAKRLEKRGWITRAPSAENGRFIEATLTDAGMALVERAAPGHVETVRRYVFDALSPDQVTGLRDIGRQIADQVDGGRTGSLPRSAMRRP